From one Brachypodium distachyon strain Bd21 chromosome 4, Brachypodium_distachyon_v3.0, whole genome shotgun sequence genomic stretch:
- the LOC100827725 gene encoding protein NRT1/ PTR FAMILY 2.9, whose translation MDQGNKLRAQQEEGQELADQHNKAMGSMDMETTTKAAVFSDAVVHNYRGWKAMPYVIGNETFEKLGTIGTLSNMLVYLTTVYHMPSVTAATLLNVFSGTSNLATVVGAFVSDTYLGRYTTIAAATISSFLGMLILTLTAALHSLHPPSCPPNSTSCHGPSSSQLAALMASFFFLVIGAGGIRPCNLAFGADQFDPRTADGRRGIASFFNWYYFTFTIAMMLSATVIIYLQSSVNWALGLAVPALLMGLSCAVFFMGSRLYVRVRPEGSPFTSFAQVLVAAVRNRKLHLPAGAGGTRELLFDPPHQSKLVSKLAYTDQFPCLDKAAAMVAIASPEGEKKERNPWRLCTLQQVEEVKCLARIIPVWSSGIVYFIVLSQLGNYVVLQAAQTDRRITASSGFEIPQGSFVVFQMLALTFWIPVYDRLLVPAIRRLTGRSGGITLLQRIGVGLALCIATMLVSAAVEHHRRNLARTKTLMPWFWLVPQQLLAGLSEAFSAIGQIEFYYSQFPENMRSVAGALYFLGFAIASYTSGFMIMVVHRATRGRDGGPDWLAQDLDQGRVDLFYLLTAAMAAVNLVYFIACARWYRFSKPQDAPSGAGDDDDSPKKLGDAEPV comes from the exons ATGGATCAGGGTAACAAGCTTCGAGCTCAGCAGGAGGAGGGGCAGGAATTAGCAGATCAGCACAATAAGGCGATGGGTAGCATGGACatggagacgacgacgaaggcAGCCGTCTTCTCCGACGCCGTCGTCCACAACTACCGGGGATGGAAGGCCATGCCATACGTCATAG GGAACGAGACATTTGAGAAACTTGGGACGATCGGGACGCTGTCGAACATGCTGGTGTACCTGACGACGGTGTACCACATGCCCAGCGTCACCGCTGCCACGCTCCTCAACGTCTTCTCCGGCACCAGCAACCTCGCCAccgtcgtcggcgccttcgTCAGCGACACCTACCTCGGCCGCTACACCACCATCGCCGCTGccaccatctcctccttcctcggcaTGCTCATCCTCACCCTCACCGCCGCCCTCCACTCCCTCCACCCCCCCTCCTGCCCCCCCAACTCCACCTCATGCCATGGCCCCTCGAGCTCCCAGCTCGCCGCGCTCATGgcgtccttcttcttcctggtcatcggcgccggcgggatcCGGCCATGTAACCTGGCGTTCGGCGCTGACCAGTTTGACCCGCGGACTGCCGACGGGCGGCGGGGCATCGCCAGCTTCTTCAACTGGTACTACTTCACCTTTACCATCGCCATGATGCTGTCGGCCACCGTCATCATCTACCTCCAGAGCAGCGTCAACTGGGCGCTGGGGCTCGCCGTGCCGGCGCTGCTCATGGGCCTCTCCTGCGCCGTCTTCTTCATGGGGTCCCGCCTCTACGTCCGCGTCCGCCCCGAAGGCAGCCCCTTCACCAGCTTCGCGCAGGTTCttgtcgccgccgtccgcAACCGCAAACTTCACCTCCCTGCCGGTGCCGGTGGGACACGAGAGCTGCTGTTCGACCCGCCGCACCAGAGCAAGCTTGTCTCGAAGCTAGCATACACGGATCAGTTCCCCTGCCTCGAcaaggcggcggccatggtggcAATCGCATCGCCggagggggagaagaaggagaggaaccCATGGCGGCTGTGCACGCTGCAGCAGGTGGAGGAGGTGAAGTGCCTGGCGCGGATCATCCCGGTGTGGTCGTCGGGGATCGTCTACTTCATCGTGCTCAGCCAGCTCGGCAACTACGTCGTGCTCCAGGCGGCGCAGACCGACCGCCGGATCACCGCCTCGTCGGGGTTTGAGATCCCGCAGGGCTCCTTCGTCGTCTTCCAGATGCTCGCCCTCACGTTCTGGATCCCGGTCTACGACCGCCTGCTCGTGCCTGCCATCCGCCGCCTCACCGGCCGCAGCGGCGGTATCACACTGCTGCAGCGCATCGGCGTCGGGCTCGCGCTCTGCATTGCCACCATGCTCGTCTCGGCCGCCGTCGAGCACCACCGTCGGAACCTAGCGCGGACGAAGACGTTGATGCCGTGGTTCTGGCTGGTGCCGCAGCAGCTGCTGGCGGGGCTGTCGGAGGCGTTTAGCGCCATCGGGCAGATCGAGTTCTACTACAGCCAGTTCCCGGAGAACATGCGCAGCGTCGCTGGCGCGCTCTACTTCCTGGGATTCGCCATTGCAAGCTACACCAGTGGGTTCATGATCATGGTGGTGCACCGGGCCACCCGCGGCCGCGACGGCGGGCCGGACTGGCTAGCGCAGGACCTGGACCAAGGCAGGGTCGACCTCTTCTACCTGCTCactgccgccatggccgccgtcaACCTCGTCTACTTCATCGCCTGCGCCAGGTGGTACAGGTTCAGCAAGCCCCAGGATGCCCCcagcggcgccggagacgacgatgACAGCCCCAAGAAGCTGGGTGATGCAGAGCCGGTTTGA
- the LOC100822381 gene encoding ent-kaurenoic acid oxidase 1: MGAMPVGDLAWWLGLLFGAAPLLCLAAYHAADAWYRAAFFLAHGKKRLPPGHMGIPFLGETLSLLWYFKHARRPDAFISAKKLAYSSSGHGGDGGDGIGMYRTHLFGSPSVIACSPAANKFVFQSPDSFGIRWPVPELVGVSSVVNVEGGAHARLRGFIIAAINRPSSLRTIAAVVQPRVVAALEAWAAKGSIVAAAEVKKVTFANICKMFVSMEPSPLTAQIDNWFGGLVAGLRAFPLDFPGTAFHRARKCRRNLNAVFRAELDSRKKAAAIKTKEEEEKELESCDVMGGLMQMKDEQGNKLSDDEVVDNIVSLVVAGYESTASAITWAAYHLAKCPAALARLREENLAMAAELGNGKFITHEDIPRLKYTAKVVEETIRMANIAPMVHRVARKDVEYRGCTIPAGWSVLVWVRSLHTDPENYLDPLVFNPDRWDEPAKPGTYQVFGGGYRICAGNMLARLQLTIMLHHLSTGYEWELLTPEAEIDYLPHPRPADGAAMLFRKLAKKAN; encoded by the exons ATGGGAGCTATGCCGGTGGGCGATCTGGCGTGGTGGCTGGGCCTGCTGTTCGGCGCCGCCCCGCTGCTCTGCCTCGCCGCGTAccacgccgccgacgcctGGTACCgcgccgccttcttcctcgctcACGGCAAGAAGCGCCTCCCGCCGGGCCACATGGGCATCCCCTTCCTCGGCGAGACGCTCTCCCTGCTCTGGTACTTCAAGCACGCCCGCCGCCCCGACGCCTTCATCTCCGCCAAGAAGCTCGCctactcctcctccggccatggcggcgacggcggcgacgggatCGGGATGTACCGGACCCACCTCTTCGGCTCCCCGTCCGTGATCGcctgctcgccggccgccaACAAGTTCGTGTTCCAGTCGCCGGACAGCTTCGGGATCCGGTGGCCCGTGCCGGAGCTCGTGGGCGTGTCGTCCGTcgttaatgtcgagggcggcGCCCATGCCAGGCTCAGGGGGTTCATCATCGCCGCGATTAACCGGCCCAGCTCGCTCCGGaccatcgccgccgtcgtccagCCCCGCGTCGTGGCGGCGCTCGAGGCATGGGCCGCCAAGGGctccatcgtcgccgccgccgaggtcaAGAAA GTGACGTTCGCCAACATCTGCAAGATGTTCGTGAGCATGGAGCCGTCGCCGCTGACGGCGCAGATCGACAACTGGTTcggcggcctcgtcgccgggcTCCGAGCTTTCCCGCTGGACTTCCCCGGCACCGCCTTCCACCGCGCCCGCAAGTGCCGCCGCAACCTCAACGCCGTCTTCCGGGCCGAGCTCGACTCCcgcaagaaggcggcggccattaaaacaaaggaagaagaagagaaggagctCGAGAGCTGCGACGTGATGGGCGGGCTGATGCAGATGAAGGACGAGCAAGGCAACAAGCTAAGCGACGACGAAGTGGTCGACAACATCGTGTCCCTGGTCGTCGCCGGCTACGAGTCGACGGCGAGCGCCATTACTTGGGCTGCATACCACCTGGCCAAGTGCCCGGCGGCGCTCGCCAGGCTCCGCGAGGAGAAtctggccatggcggccgagCTTGGCAATGGCAAGTTCATCACGCACGAGGACATTCCCAGGCTCAAGTACACGGCGAAAGTGGTGGAGGAGACGATCCGGATGGCCAACATCGCGCCCATGGTGCACCGGGTGGCGCGCAAGGATGTCGAGTACAGGGGGTGTACTATTCCGGCAGGCTGGTCGGTGCTCGTCTGGGTTAGGTCTCTGCACACTGATCCGGAGAATTATCTTGATCCCCTCGTCTTCAACCCCGACCGCTGGGAT GAGCCGGCGAAGCCAGGGACGTACCAGGTGTTTGGAGGAGGGTACAGGATCTGTGCCGGTAACATGCTGGCAAGGCTGCAGCTCACCATCATGCTGCATCACCTCTCCACTGGCTACGA GTGGGAGCTGCTGACCCCTGAGGCGGAGATCGACTACCTGCCGCACCCGAGGCCGGCGGACGGCGCCGCCATGCTCTTCCGTAAGCTCGCTAAGAAAGCTAATTAG
- the LOC100821660 gene encoding LRR receptor-like serine/threonine-protein kinase FEI 1 has product MDNHGRRKQSSSLCAAGLALVLVCCSTASMALTPDGEALLELKLAFNATAQRLTSWRFTDPNPCGWEGISCSFPDLRVQSINLPYMQLGGIISPSIGKLSKLQRLALHQNSLHGPIPAEIKNCTELRAIYLRANYLQGGIPSEVGELIHLTILDLSSNLLRGTIPASIGSLTHLRFLNVSTNFFSGEIPNVGVLGTFKSSSFVGNLELCGLPIQKACRGTLGFPAVLPHSDPLSSSGVSPISNNKTSHFLNGIVIGSMSTMAVALIAVLGFLWICLLSRKKNMGVSYVKMDKPTVPDGAKLVTYQWNLPYSSSEIIRRLELLDEEDVVGCGGFGTVYKMVMDDGTAFAVKRIDLNRQGRDKTFEKELEILGSIRHINLVNLRGYCRLPTAKLLIYDFLELGSLDCYLHGDAQEDQPLNWNARMKIALGSARGLAYLHHDCSPGIVHRDIKASNILLDRCLEPRVSDFGLARLLVDKDAHVTTVVAGTFGYLAPEYLQNGHSTEKSDVYSFGVLLLELVTGKRPTDSCFLNKGLNIVGWLNTLTGEHRLEEIVDERSGDVEVEAVEAILDIAAMCTDADPGQRPSMSVVLKMLEEEILSPCSSELYYEQHLEI; this is encoded by the exons atggaCAATCACGGCCGGAggaagcagagcagcagccTGTGCGCCGCCGGCCTGGCCCTTGTCCTCGTCTGCTGCTCCACCGCATCCATGGCGCTCACCCCAGACG GTGAGGCGCTGCTTGAGCTGAAGCTGGCCTTCAACGCCACGGCGCAGAGGCTCACCAGCTGGAGGTTCACGGACCCAAACCCCTGCGGCTGGGAGGGCATCTCCTGCTCCTTCCCTGACCTCCGGGTCCAATCCAT AAATCTCCCTTACATGCAGCTTGGAGGAATCATTTCGCCTAGCATTGGGAAGCTCAGCAAGCTGCAGAGACT AGCTCTGCACCAGAACAGCTTACATGGTCCGATCCCTGCGGAGATCAAGAACTGCACCGAGCTCAGAGCAAT TTACCTGAGAGCAAACTACTTGCAAGGAGGCATCCCTTCGGAGGTCGGCGAGCTCATTCACCTCACAATCCT AGACTTGTCGAGTAATCTGTTGAGGGGAACAATACCGGCTTCAATCGGAAGCCTGACTCATTTACGTTTTCT GAATGTGTCTACCAATTTCTTCTCAGGAGAGATCCCAAATGTTGGTGTCCTCGGAACCTTCAAAAGTAGCTC GTTCGTCGGAAATCTTGAGCTCTGCGGTCTTCCCATCCAGAAAGCTTGCCGTGGAACCCTTGGGTTTCCCGCAGTGTTGCCGCATTCTGATCCACTCTCCTCATCTG GTGTTTCTCCTATCAGTAACAACAAAACTTCGCATTTCCTGAATGGTATCGTGATCGGTTCAATGTCAACCATGGCTGTTGCACTGATCGCGGTACTCGGTTTCCTCTGGATTTGCTTGCTGTCCAGGAAGAAGAACATGGGTGTGAGCTATGTAAAAATGGACAAGCCAACTGTCCCGGATG GTGCAAAGCTTGTGACATACCAGTGGAACCTTCCATATTCATCGAGTGAGATCATTAGAAGGCTTGAGCTgcttgatgaagaggatgtgGTTGGCTGTGGTGGGTTTGGTACTGTGTACAAAATGGTGATGGATGATGGCACGGCATTTGCTGTCAAGAGGATTGACCTCAACCGACAAGGGCGGGACAAGACTTTTGAGAAGGAGCTTGAGATTCTGGGCAGCATTAGGCACATTAACCTTGTCAATCTGCGAGGATATTGTCGGCTCCCCACTGCCAAGCTACTCATATATGATTTCTTGGAGCTAGGTAGCTTGGACTGCTATCTTCATG GAGATGCACAGGAGGATCAGCCACTGAACTGGAATGCGCGCATGAAGATCGCCCTAGGCTCTGCTCGAGGGCTTGCATATTTACACCATGATTGCTCACCGGGGATCGTCCACAGGGACATCAAAGCGAGCAACATCCTTCTGGATAGATGCTTGGAGCCTCGTGTGTCTGATTTTGGCCTTGCAAGGTTGCTCGTAGATAAAGACGCCCATGTTACCACTGTTGTGGCGGGTACCTTCGGATACCTAGCACCAG AATACCTGCAAAATGGCCATTCAACTGAAAAATCAGATGTGTATAGCTTTGGGGTGCTTTTGCTAGAACTAGTGACCGGAAAGAGGCCTACTGATTCTTGCTTCCTCAACAAGGGACTCAACATTGTTGGCTGG TTGAACACGCTCACAGGAGAGCATAGGCTGGAAGAGATCGTCGATGAGAGATCCGGTGACGTGGAAGTGGAGGCGGTGGAAGCGATCCTCGACATCGCCGCGATGTGCACCGACGCAGACCCAGGCCAGCGCCCGTCGATGAGCGTGGTGCTGAAGatgctggaggaggagatccTGTCACCTTGCTCGAGCGAGCTCTACTACGAGCAGCACCTGGAGATCTGA
- the LOC100838236 gene encoding uncharacterized protein LOC100838236 encodes MGRRSSGGGSFRSTPPKVRTPAPKPAAASKAPAPVGEKNNGGVSLLGSLGSALADGIGWGFGHGVISRALDSVWGPRTYRVIHDNESDQAANPSVDACSVHNKAFSDCINSNRSDISRCQVYVDMIYECHRGGGSTL; translated from the exons ATGGGACGCCGCAGCTCAG GAGGAGGAAGTTTCCGGTCCACGCCACCCAAGGTTAGGACGCCTGCTCCCAAGCCAGCAGCAG CAAGCAAGGCCCCGGCTCCGGTGGGTGAGAAGAACAATGGCGGCGTCTCCTTGCTCGGGTCTCTCGGATCCGCCCTTGCTGACG GTATTGGTTGGGGCTTTGGGCACGGCGTGATAAGCAGGGCCCTGGATTCAGTCTGGGGCCCGAGAACCTACCGGGTCATCCATGACAACGAATCTGATCAAGCTGCTAATCCTTCTGTCGATGCGTGCTCCGTCCACAACAAGGCATTCTCTGAT TGCATCAACAGCAACCGGAGCGACATCAGCAGGTGCCAGGTCTACGTCGACATGATCTACGAGTGCCACCGTGGAGGAGGATCCACCCTATAG